One Onthophagus taurus isolate NC chromosome 11, IU_Otau_3.0, whole genome shotgun sequence genomic window carries:
- the LOC111418387 gene encoding odorant receptor 82a-like, whose protein sequence is MDQSPLIPSALKYLTIVGIHPIIKDKLRYLRILIFLMCCYASTKLLTTQVILNVEVMAEAMIGFVGFYQMFAKYFMLLVDGKTYANLIKSTEAFWPLDIFGEECKNIVSNIHAQTAKGFKTMLILLFLTCFTFCIKPLVMIQTLSIPWHTICDSNKSHTCFYLNYFMEVLGFIFMCVTISGFDGLFFGFLTMAYCELEKIKYGINNLKDVKNGVNDQKALMDRISMLVYQHNLVIKFIKDINTVYSTLNMNQMSGSVASVCIGIYTIGTGRMAKSYSLAANYCVYFMTLTLQIFTYCLAGEKISEQANSLAHAAFDYDWHLEHNNKFTKSLCMIIMMAQSKVELVAGLWILDLNMFLKMMQAAFSLFTLMQSFQE, encoded by the exons ATGGATCAAAGTCCATTAATTCCTTCAGCTTTAAAGTACCTAACAATAGTTGGTATTCACCCAATCATCAAAGACAAACTAagatatttaaggattttaatttttttgatgtgTTGTTACGCCTCgacgaaattattaacaacccaagttattttaaacgtTGAAGTTATGGCTGAAGCAATGATTGGATTCGTCGGATTTTATCAA atgtTCGCAAAATATTTCATGTTACTCGTCGATGGAAAAACTTacgcaaatttaataaaatcaaccgAAGCATTTTGGCCTTTAGACATTTTTGGGGAAGAGTGCAAAAATATAGTTTCAAATATCCACGCTCAAACCGCGAAAGGTTTCAAAACGATGCTAATCTTGctttttttaacatgttttaCGTTTTGTATTAAACCTTTGGTGATGATTCAAACTTTATCGATTCCTTGGCACACGATTTGCGATAGTAACAAAAGCCAcacttgtttttatttaaattattttatggaaGTACTcggttttatatttatgtgtGTAACAATCAGCGGTTTTGATGGATTATTTTTTGGGTTCTTAACAATGGCTTATTgtgaattagaaaaaattaaatatggtaTAAACAACCTTAAAGACGTTAAAAATGGGGTTAACGACCAAAAAGCTTTGATGGATCGAATTTCTATGTTGGTTTACCAACACAatcttgttataaaatttattaaagacatCAACACGGTTTATTCAACCCTTAATATGAATCAAATGAGTGGATCAGTTGCTTCGGTTTGCATTGGTATTTACACCATCGGAACTGGGAGGATGGCTAAAAGTTATTCGTTAGCTGCGAATTATTGCGTTTATTTTATGACTTTAACATTACAAATTTTCACGTATTGTTTAGCAGGGGAAAAAATTTCCGAACAAGCTAATAGTTTAGCACATGCAGCTTTTGATTACGATTGGCATCTTGAgcacaataataaatttacaaaatcgCTGTGTATGATTATAATGATGGCACAATCAAAAGTTGAGTTAGTTGCTGGATTATggattttagatttaaatatgTTTCTAAAG atGATGCAAGCTGCTTTTTCACTTTTCACTTTAATGCAAAGTTTTCAAGAATAA